Proteins encoded by one window of Rhodamnia argentea isolate NSW1041297 chromosome 6, ASM2092103v1, whole genome shotgun sequence:
- the LOC115754351 gene encoding probable galacturonosyltransferase 6 isoform X1 — translation MKRLHRRLRILILSLFSVSVLAPVVLVSFRLKHISPTGRREFLEEFSSRKFSADVWRLNSVDQEEGEGLKEPKQVIYEDNKFVSTVSYSSNNIHHSAESRDAAERTQISERNGTTRRSAKEDEQIQHREVPSTSRGQEKLDQIMVQRVQNGQHREQSSSDKKVKEVKDQLIRAKVYLNFAPPGSNSHMVKELRLRMKELERAMGDAKKDSDLSRRAWQRTKAMEVSLIKASRTVPDCSSMATKLRAMTYNTEEQVQAHKNEAEHLIQLAARTTPKGLHCLAMRLTSEYFTLPAEERKLGNQEKARDGDLYHYAVFSDNILACAVVVNSTVAHAAEPEKIVFHVVTDSLNFPAISMWFLQNPPGRAAVDIQSLENFEWLLKKYASSLQKQNAHDPRYNSALNHLRFYLPDVFPLLDKIVFLDHDVVVQRDLTKLWDVNLKGKVNGAVETCQEGDASYRRMDMYVDFTDPFVSEWFNANTCTWAFGMNLFDLQEWRKQNLTAKYGSYLQLLQEHGNPLWKAGTLPIGWLTFYNQTVALDRRWHILGLGYESNVAASDIDRAAVIHFDGVMKPWLEIGIRKYKGYWTKHVMYDHPHLQQCNVHE, via the exons ATGAAGAGGCTGCACCGGCGCCTGAGGATTctgatcctctctctcttctccgtcTCCGTTTTGGCTCCCGTCGTCCTCGTTTCGTTCAGGCTCAAGCACATTTCCCCGACAG GACGCAGAGAGTTTTTGGAGGAGTTTTCCAGTAGG AAATTTAGTGCGGATGTTTGGAGACTTAATTCAGTTGATCAG GAAGAGGGTGAGGGTTTGAAAGAGCCGAAACAGGTTATTTATGAAGACAATAAATTCGTTTCCACGGTCAGCTATAGTTCTAACAACATTCATCATTCTGCGGAATCCAGAGACGCTGCAGAAAGAACTCAAATCTCGGAAAGAAATG GAACTACACGCAGAAGTGCTAAGGAAGATGAGCAAATTCAGCATCGTGAAGTTCCATCCACATCTAGAGGCCAG GagaaattggatcaaattatggTCCAACGAGTTCAGAATGGACAGCATCGGGAACAAAGTTCGTCAGATAAAAAGGTGAAAGAGGTGAAAGATCAACTGATTAGAGCAAAAGTATACTTGAACTTTGCACCACCAGGTAGTAACTCGCACATGGTGAAAGAGCTGAGACTGCGGATGAAAGAGTTGGAAAGAGCAATGGGTGATGCCAAGAAGGATTCTGATTTATCTAGGAG AGCTTGGCAGAGAACAAAAGCCATGGAAGTTTCCTTGATCAAAGCGAGTCGTACCGTTCCAGACTGTTCATCCATGGCCACAAAGCTCCGTGCTATGACTTACAACACTGAAGAGCAGGTTCAGGCGCATAAGAATGAAGCTGAACATCTTATCCAGCTTGCTGCAAGGACGACGCCAAAAGGTCTTCATTGCCTTGCTATGCGGCTCACTTCAGAGTACTTCACCCTACCGGCTGAGGAGAGAAAGCTTGGTAACCAGGAAAAAGCACGTGATGGAGATCTCTACCACTATGCTgtattctcggacaacattcttGCTTGTGCAGTAGTCGTCAACTCAACAGTGGCTCATGCTGCA GAGCCAGAGAAGATCGTGTTCCATGTAGTGACAGATTCCCTCAATTTCCCAGCAATTTCTATGTGGTTCTTGCAAAATCCTCCTGGAAGAGCGGCTGTGGATATCCAGAGCTTAGAAAATTTTGAGTggcttttgaaaaaatatgcaTCATCATTGCAGAAGCAGAATGCTCACGACCCTCGATATAATTCTGCACTGAATCATCTACGGTTTTATCTGCCAGATGTCTTCCCTCTGCTGGATAAGATTGTGTTTTTGGACCACGATGTGGTAGTGCAGAGGGATCTTACTAAGCTTTGGGATGTGAATTTGAAGGGAAAAGTAAATGGGGCTGTGGAAACTTGTCAGGAAGGTGATGCTTCATATCGGCGAATGGATATGTATGTTGACTTCACAGATCCATTTGTTTCCGAGTGGTTCAATGCCAATACATGCACATGGGCATTTGGGATGAACTTGTTTGATTTGCAAGAGTGGAGGAAGCAAAATTTAACTGCAAAATATGGCAGCTACTTGCAGCTG TTGCAGGAGCATGGGAATCCATTGTGGAAGGCAGGAACTTTGCCGATAGGATGGCTCACTTTTTACAACCAGACAGTAGCTCTGGACAGGAGATGGCACATCCTCGGCCTCGGTTACGAGTCAAATGTCGCTGCGAGTGACATTGACCGTGCAGCAGTTATACACTTTGATGGTGTCATGAAACCGTGGTTGGAAATCGGGATCAGGAAGTACAAGGGCTATTGGACCAAGCATGTCATGTATGACCACCCTCACTTGCAACAGTGCAATGTCCATGAGTAG
- the LOC115754351 gene encoding probable galacturonosyltransferase 6 isoform X2 → MKRLHRRLRILILSLFSVSVLAPVVLVSFRLKHISPTGRREFLEEFSSRKFSADVWRLNSVDQEEGEGLKEPKQVIYEDNKFVSTVSYSSNNIHHSAESRDAAERTQISERNGTTRRSAKEDEQIQHREVPSTSRGQEKLDQIMVQRVQNGQHREQSSSDKKVKEVKDQLIRAKVYLNFAPPGSNSHMVKELRLRMKELERAMGDAKKDSDLSRRAWQRTKAMEVSLIKASRTVPDCSSMATKLRAMTYNTEEQVQAHKNEAEHLIQLAARTTPKGLHCLAMRLTSEYFTLPAEERKLGNQEKARDGDLYHYAVFSDNILACAVVVNSTVAHAAEPEKIVFHVVTDSLNFPAISMWFLQNPPGRAAVDIQSLENFEWLLKKYASSLQKQNAHDPRYNSALNHLRFYLPDVFPLLDKIVFLDHDVVVQRDLTKLWDVNLKGKVNGAVETCQEGDASYRRMDMYVDFTDPFVSEWFNANTCTWAFGMNLFDLQEWRKQNLTAKYGSYLQLEHGNPLWKAGTLPIGWLTFYNQTVALDRRWHILGLGYESNVAASDIDRAAVIHFDGVMKPWLEIGIRKYKGYWTKHVMYDHPHLQQCNVHE, encoded by the exons ATGAAGAGGCTGCACCGGCGCCTGAGGATTctgatcctctctctcttctccgtcTCCGTTTTGGCTCCCGTCGTCCTCGTTTCGTTCAGGCTCAAGCACATTTCCCCGACAG GACGCAGAGAGTTTTTGGAGGAGTTTTCCAGTAGG AAATTTAGTGCGGATGTTTGGAGACTTAATTCAGTTGATCAG GAAGAGGGTGAGGGTTTGAAAGAGCCGAAACAGGTTATTTATGAAGACAATAAATTCGTTTCCACGGTCAGCTATAGTTCTAACAACATTCATCATTCTGCGGAATCCAGAGACGCTGCAGAAAGAACTCAAATCTCGGAAAGAAATG GAACTACACGCAGAAGTGCTAAGGAAGATGAGCAAATTCAGCATCGTGAAGTTCCATCCACATCTAGAGGCCAG GagaaattggatcaaattatggTCCAACGAGTTCAGAATGGACAGCATCGGGAACAAAGTTCGTCAGATAAAAAGGTGAAAGAGGTGAAAGATCAACTGATTAGAGCAAAAGTATACTTGAACTTTGCACCACCAGGTAGTAACTCGCACATGGTGAAAGAGCTGAGACTGCGGATGAAAGAGTTGGAAAGAGCAATGGGTGATGCCAAGAAGGATTCTGATTTATCTAGGAG AGCTTGGCAGAGAACAAAAGCCATGGAAGTTTCCTTGATCAAAGCGAGTCGTACCGTTCCAGACTGTTCATCCATGGCCACAAAGCTCCGTGCTATGACTTACAACACTGAAGAGCAGGTTCAGGCGCATAAGAATGAAGCTGAACATCTTATCCAGCTTGCTGCAAGGACGACGCCAAAAGGTCTTCATTGCCTTGCTATGCGGCTCACTTCAGAGTACTTCACCCTACCGGCTGAGGAGAGAAAGCTTGGTAACCAGGAAAAAGCACGTGATGGAGATCTCTACCACTATGCTgtattctcggacaacattcttGCTTGTGCAGTAGTCGTCAACTCAACAGTGGCTCATGCTGCA GAGCCAGAGAAGATCGTGTTCCATGTAGTGACAGATTCCCTCAATTTCCCAGCAATTTCTATGTGGTTCTTGCAAAATCCTCCTGGAAGAGCGGCTGTGGATATCCAGAGCTTAGAAAATTTTGAGTggcttttgaaaaaatatgcaTCATCATTGCAGAAGCAGAATGCTCACGACCCTCGATATAATTCTGCACTGAATCATCTACGGTTTTATCTGCCAGATGTCTTCCCTCTGCTGGATAAGATTGTGTTTTTGGACCACGATGTGGTAGTGCAGAGGGATCTTACTAAGCTTTGGGATGTGAATTTGAAGGGAAAAGTAAATGGGGCTGTGGAAACTTGTCAGGAAGGTGATGCTTCATATCGGCGAATGGATATGTATGTTGACTTCACAGATCCATTTGTTTCCGAGTGGTTCAATGCCAATACATGCACATGGGCATTTGGGATGAACTTGTTTGATTTGCAAGAGTGGAGGAAGCAAAATTTAACTGCAAAATATGGCAGCTACTTGCAGCTG GAGCATGGGAATCCATTGTGGAAGGCAGGAACTTTGCCGATAGGATGGCTCACTTTTTACAACCAGACAGTAGCTCTGGACAGGAGATGGCACATCCTCGGCCTCGGTTACGAGTCAAATGTCGCTGCGAGTGACATTGACCGTGCAGCAGTTATACACTTTGATGGTGTCATGAAACCGTGGTTGGAAATCGGGATCAGGAAGTACAAGGGCTATTGGACCAAGCATGTCATGTATGACCACCCTCACTTGCAACAGTGCAATGTCCATGAGTAG